A single Paenibacillus sp. FSL R5-0517 DNA region contains:
- a CDS encoding SAM-dependent methyltransferase: MSRDEQSNKLSNDSGSLELSQIVFIGRTFEEYMKMFNLTVEEITGKSILDCPGGACSFSSQARKLGADPIAIDIAYEYGIDELEVKGYQDIEHTMKHMEPVQNIYVWDQFGSIQGLKEERTRAITDCIADMRMFPDRYVASALPDLPFADEQFDLTLSAHFLFTYADRLHVDFHVATVMELLRVSKREVRIFPTVDLSGERYKHMDELKLILEQRGYAVSEEPTSYEFQRNAHTMLHIVK, translated from the coding sequence ATGAGCAGAGATGAGCAGAGCAACAAACTCTCCAATGATTCTGGTAGTTTGGAATTGTCACAGATTGTCTTTATAGGAAGAACCTTCGAGGAATATATGAAAATGTTCAACTTAACGGTAGAGGAGATTACTGGCAAGTCGATTCTGGATTGTCCCGGCGGAGCATGTTCGTTCAGCAGTCAGGCGCGCAAGTTGGGTGCAGACCCCATAGCGATAGATATTGCCTACGAATACGGGATCGACGAGCTTGAAGTAAAGGGATATCAGGATATTGAGCATACGATGAAACATATGGAACCCGTGCAAAACATATATGTGTGGGATCAATTTGGATCAATCCAGGGGTTAAAGGAAGAGCGAACTCGTGCCATCACAGATTGCATCGCAGATATGAGAATGTTCCCTGACCGTTATGTGGCGTCTGCGCTCCCGGATCTTCCTTTTGCCGATGAACAATTCGATCTGACGTTATCCGCTCATTTCCTGTTTACGTATGCGGATCGATTGCATGTTGATTTTCATGTTGCAACCGTAATGGAGCTGCTGCGTGTGAGCAAACGAGAGGTTCGCATTTTCCCAACAGTGGATCTGTCTGGCGAACGTTACAAGCACATGGATGAATTAAAATTAATACTCGAACAGCGTGGATA
- a CDS encoding Gfo/Idh/MocA family oxidoreductase, producing MVRFGVVGTNWITEKLLEAAAQVEGFKLTAVYSRTEDKANAFADKYDVEHRFTDLEELAASDVIDAVYIATPNTVHAEQAELFLRNGKHVLCEKPLAANSAEVRSMIDTAQEHQVLLMEAMKSTLVPHFKMVQENLHKIGPVRKYVAGYSQYSSRYDKYKEGIVLNAFKPELANGALMDLGVYCLYPLITLFGAPNRVQSQAMMLESGVDGQGSVLLDYNGMDAVVTYSKISNSHVPSEIMGELGSIIIDKIGSPEHAEIRYNDGTVEQLTVEQNHPAMYYEVEEFVNLVQEGQMESSMNTYERSYVTMQVMDQIRKQIGLVFPND from the coding sequence ATGGTTCGTTTTGGCGTAGTGGGTACCAACTGGATTACAGAAAAGCTTCTTGAAGCCGCAGCACAGGTTGAAGGATTCAAATTAACCGCCGTGTATTCAAGAACTGAAGATAAGGCTAATGCATTTGCAGATAAATATGATGTTGAGCATCGCTTCACCGATCTGGAAGAGTTGGCGGCAAGTGATGTGATCGATGCAGTCTACATTGCAACACCGAATACGGTTCATGCAGAGCAGGCTGAACTTTTTCTGAGAAATGGCAAACATGTATTGTGCGAGAAACCTCTGGCTGCAAATAGCGCCGAAGTTCGGAGTATGATCGATACAGCACAAGAACATCAGGTTCTGCTTATGGAAGCGATGAAATCTACTCTTGTTCCCCACTTCAAAATGGTGCAGGAAAACCTGCATAAAATCGGTCCTGTCCGCAAATACGTAGCAGGATACTCTCAGTATTCTTCGCGTTACGACAAGTACAAAGAAGGGATTGTCCTGAACGCGTTCAAGCCTGAACTCGCCAATGGTGCGTTAATGGATCTCGGTGTATATTGTCTCTATCCGTTGATTACATTGTTTGGTGCACCTAACCGTGTCCAGTCCCAAGCGATGATGCTGGAATCTGGCGTGGATGGACAAGGGAGTGTGCTTCTGGATTATAATGGGATGGATGCGGTCGTTACCTATTCCAAAATCTCCAACTCTCATGTACCAAGCGAAATCATGGGGGAACTGGGAAGCATCATCATTGACAAGATTGGTTCACCAGAACATGCAGAGATACGATACAATGACGGTACGGTGGAGCAACTCACAGTCGAACAAAACCATCCGGCGATGTATTATGAAGTGGAGGAGTTCGTGAATCTGGTTCAGGAAGGCCAGATGGAGTCCAGTATGAACACGTATGAACGCTCTTATGTTACGATGCAGGTCATGGATCAGATTCGGAAGCAGATTGGGCTTGTGTTCCCTAACGATTGA